A window of the Phaseolus vulgaris cultivar G19833 chromosome 5, P. vulgaris v2.0, whole genome shotgun sequence genome harbors these coding sequences:
- the LOC137836225 gene encoding metacaspase-6-like — MGKKAVLIGCNYPGTKAELRGCINDVWSMKKCLINIYGFSEKDIVVLIDTHHSYTQPTGKNIRFALSKLVRSAKSGDVLFVHYSGHGTRLPAESDDQDNTGYDECIVPTDMNLIADDDFRLLVDKVPRGCNITIVSDCCHSGGLIEAAKEQIGDSTNQEGYFSNSPFHFGNFLHRNMQKEEEEEETTVKNRSLPLSTLTDILQQKSGKDIETGKLSYTLFHIFGEDASPKLKKFSDLVMNKLQHGKSGESGGHRVGGVGDLAHKFFEQKLHYDGDEVEKRGGNRKGEHAASIKRNVLDCGILLSGCQSDQTSADACPVGKSGSAYGAFSNVIKGIIEESEGAVTNRDLVLKARMILKKQGFSQKPGLYCSDNNVNAPFVC, encoded by the exons ATGGGTAAGAAAGCAGTGCTAATAGGATGCAATTACCCAGGAACAAAGGCTGAATTGAGAGGGTGCATCAATGATGTGTGGAGTATGAAGAAGTGCCTCATCAACATATATGGTTTCTCAGAAAAGGACATTGTTGTTCTCATTGACACTCATCATTCCTACACCCAACCCACCGGCAAGAACATCAGATTCGCTCTGTCCAAGCTTGTCCGGTCGGCCAAGTCTGGCGACGTCCTCTTCGTCCACTACAGCGGCCACGGCACCCGTCTTCCGGCGGAGTCCGACGACCAAGACAACACTGGCTACGATGAATGCATTGTTCCCACAGATATGAATCTCATCGCTG ATGATGATTTCAGACTACTAGTAGACAAGGTCCCAAGGGGTTGTAATATCACAATCGTTTCAGATTGCTGCCACAGTGGTGGCCTTATTGAAGCAGCAAAGGAACAAATAGGAGACAGCACCAACCAAGAAGGCTACTTTTCAAATTCTCCATTTCACTTCGGAAACTTCCTTCATCGAAACATgcaaaaggaagaagaagaagaagaaaccacTGTGAAGAACCGATCTTTGCCTCTCTCAACTCTCACAGACATACTCCAGCAGAAGAGTGGTAAAGACATAGAAACTGGGAAACTAAGTTATACCCTCTTCCACATCTTTGGTGAAGATGCAAGCCCCAAACTGAAGAAGTTCTCAGATTTAGTCATGAACAAACTCCAACATGGAAAAAGTGGTGAGAGTGGAGGGCACAGAGTTGGGGGTGTGGGTGATCTTGCTCACAAATTCTTTGAACAGAAGCTACATTATGATGGTGATGAGGTAGAAAAACGTGGGGGAAACAGAAAAGGGGAACATGCTGCATCAATCAAGCGCAATGTTTTGGATTGTGGGATTCTGCTGAGTGGTTGCCAGAGTGACCAAACTTCTGCAGATGCATGTCCTGTTGGAAAGTCTGGGTCAGCTTACGGGGCCTTCAGCAATGTGATTAAGGGTATAATTGAAGAGAGTGAAGGGGCAGTGACAAACCGGGATCTTGTGCTGAAGGCTAGAATGATCCTTAAGAAGCAGGGTTTTTCTCAGAAACCTGGTCTGTATTGCAGTGACAACAATGTTAATGCTCCCTTTGTGTGTTGA